In Carassius gibelio isolate Cgi1373 ecotype wild population from Czech Republic chromosome B2, carGib1.2-hapl.c, whole genome shotgun sequence, a single genomic region encodes these proteins:
- the LOC127950576 gene encoding NEDD8-like: MLIKVKTLTGKEIEIDIEPTDKVERIKERVEEKEGIPPQQQRLIYSGKQMNDEKTAADYKIQGGSVLHLVLALRGGQTLHWPCSPPVSFL, encoded by the exons ATGTTGATTAAAGTTAAG ACACTCACAGGCAAAGAAATAGAAATTGACATCGAGCCTACAGACAAG GTGGAGAGAATCAAAGAGAGGGTGGAAGAAAAGGAGGGGATCCCTCCACAACAGCAAAGACTCATTTATAGCGGAAAACAAAT gAATGATGAGAAAACTGCTGCTGACTACAagatccagggagggtctgtccTGCATTTAGTTCTTGCTCTCCGAGGAGGGCAAACCCTGCACTGGCCCTGCAGTCCCCCAGTGTCTTTCCTCTAA